In the Aromatoleum bremense genome, one interval contains:
- a CDS encoding DUF3135 domain-containing protein, translated as MAGFDFGYWSSLAQRDPEAFFRARSEVIEQFIAAHPAAERGRLRELQRRIDCIRASAGGPLRATGVLCAMMRERLELLQLQCERLRALGEIPKAVRPDGWANGRGPKLRQ; from the coding sequence ATGGCCGGCTTCGATTTCGGGTACTGGAGCAGTCTCGCGCAGCGGGATCCGGAAGCGTTCTTTCGCGCCCGCTCCGAGGTCATCGAGCAGTTCATCGCGGCCCATCCGGCGGCCGAACGCGGCCGGTTACGGGAGCTTCAGCGCAGGATCGACTGCATCCGGGCGAGCGCCGGCGGCCCGTTGCGGGCAACCGGCGTGCTGTGCGCGATGATGAGGGAGCGGCTGGAACTGCTCCAGTTGCAATGCGAGCGGCTGCGGGCGCTCGGTGAGATACCGAAAGCGGTGCGGCCGGACGGCTGGGCGAACGGGCGAGGCCCGAAGCTCAGGCAGTGA
- the tal gene encoding transaldolase, translating into MNPLLRVRAEGQQVWLDNLSRTLLNEGHLARLIAADGIAGVTTNPAIFHKAIAGGRYYEEDLARLKGEAIDAETRYERLVIPDVQRACDLLRPLFDESGGNAGYVSLEVSPALAHDAARTVAAGMRLKHAVGRDNVLIKVPATPAGIEAIEQLTGHGVSVNVTLMFSLAHVDAVAEAYLRGLATWQQAGGEVGRVMSVASLFLSRVDTLLDSQLGEIGNDAALALRGKSAVAMAKLAYLRYRERFHGAAFASLRSAGARPQLMLWASTGTKNPAYSDLMYVEPLIGPETVNTLPDATLAALRDHGTVARTLDRDVDAAQAQFAALEGLGFDMTAAGKRLQDEGLRQFEEAFAGLLELTA; encoded by the coding sequence ATGAATCCTCTGCTCCGCGTACGCGCCGAAGGCCAGCAGGTCTGGCTCGACAACCTTTCCCGCACCCTTCTCAACGAAGGCCACCTTGCGCGGTTGATCGCCGCGGACGGCATCGCCGGCGTCACCACCAATCCGGCGATCTTCCACAAGGCCATCGCAGGCGGGCGCTACTACGAAGAAGACCTCGCCCGTCTCAAGGGCGAAGCGATCGACGCCGAAACCCGCTACGAGCGGCTCGTGATCCCGGACGTGCAGCGCGCCTGCGACCTGCTGCGCCCGCTGTTCGACGAGAGCGGCGGCAACGCCGGCTACGTGAGTCTCGAAGTATCCCCGGCGCTCGCGCACGACGCGGCGCGGACCGTCGCCGCCGGGATGCGCCTGAAACACGCGGTCGGGCGCGACAACGTGCTGATCAAGGTGCCCGCAACCCCCGCCGGTATCGAAGCCATCGAGCAGCTGACCGGACACGGAGTGAGCGTGAACGTGACGCTGATGTTCTCGCTGGCGCATGTCGACGCGGTCGCCGAAGCCTACCTGCGCGGCCTCGCGACCTGGCAGCAGGCGGGAGGCGAGGTGGGCCGCGTGATGTCGGTCGCGAGCCTGTTCCTGAGCCGCGTGGACACGCTGCTCGACAGTCAGCTCGGCGAGATCGGCAACGACGCGGCGCTCGCGCTGCGCGGGAAATCCGCCGTCGCGATGGCGAAGCTCGCGTACCTGCGTTATCGCGAACGCTTCCACGGTGCCGCGTTCGCCAGCCTGCGCAGTGCCGGCGCGCGGCCGCAGCTCATGCTTTGGGCGAGCACCGGGACGAAGAACCCTGCTTACAGCGACCTCATGTATGTCGAACCGCTGATCGGGCCGGAGACGGTCAACACGCTGCCCGACGCGACGCTCGCTGCGCTGCGCGACCACGGCACTGTCGCCCGCACGCTCGACCGGGACGTCGATGCGGCGCAAGCGCAGTTCGCCGCACTGGAAGGGCTGGGCTTCGACATGACGGCGGCGGGGAAGCGCCTGCAGGACGAAGGACTGCGCCAGTTCGAAGAAGCCTTTGCCGGGCTTCTCGAGCTCACTGCCTGA